One region of Agrobacterium tumefaciens genomic DNA includes:
- a CDS encoding VOC family protein encodes MNSALGIHHITMITRKVQANVDFYAGFLGLRLVKRTAGFEDAMQLHLLYGDGNASPGSLLTFLVWEDGGQGRVGYGQTLEVSLAIDPASIGFWLTRALKFGIRAEGPSDEFGTPVIRLKDPDGLIVKLVGTNAFADATPHVTNDIPAEDAIRRIYGATMLSEVPEETVAFLTRYFGYRQESQTGAIRRLVSQSGDIIDVRDATGFWSSAPGTGTVDHIAFRAKDLEELNAVLAELKSLNSSTTNAHDRKYFHSLYVREPGGVLIEMATDAPGMTVDEPLEALGENLFIPPLFMKDEADVRVALPQFSMPGEERIVYRDLPFVHRFYTPEKPDGSTIILLHGSGGSETSLMPLAHRAAPGATLLGVRGRSTEEDIARWFRRLPDFSFDQKDIVSEAEAFAAFIDGAIRSYGLDRSKLRFIGHSNGANFYAAFAALYPELAGDALLYRPLPILDRWPESDLTGRNFLLVAGERDKYRDRAADVQGRLVAGGARAEVQMIDDGHDLGFADIEAARHWLVT; translated from the coding sequence ATGAATTCTGCACTGGGCATACACCACATCACGATGATCACCCGGAAGGTGCAGGCGAATGTCGATTTTTACGCCGGCTTTCTGGGCTTAAGGCTTGTCAAACGCACTGCCGGTTTTGAAGATGCCATGCAGCTTCACCTGCTTTACGGCGACGGAAACGCCTCGCCCGGCTCGCTTTTGACCTTCCTCGTCTGGGAAGACGGTGGGCAGGGCCGCGTGGGTTATGGCCAGACGCTGGAAGTTTCACTGGCGATCGACCCTGCCAGCATTGGTTTCTGGCTGACGCGCGCGCTGAAATTCGGCATCCGCGCGGAGGGCCCATCCGACGAATTCGGAACCCCTGTCATCCGGTTGAAAGACCCTGACGGCCTGATCGTCAAGCTGGTCGGCACGAACGCCTTCGCCGATGCCACGCCGCATGTGACAAACGACATCCCCGCAGAAGACGCCATTCGCCGGATTTATGGCGCAACGATGCTAAGCGAGGTGCCGGAAGAAACCGTGGCGTTCCTCACAAGATATTTCGGCTACCGGCAGGAAAGCCAGACGGGCGCGATCCGCCGGCTCGTATCGCAAAGCGGCGACATCATCGACGTGCGCGACGCGACCGGCTTCTGGTCCAGCGCCCCGGGCACCGGCACTGTTGACCACATCGCTTTCCGCGCGAAGGATCTGGAGGAGTTGAACGCGGTTCTGGCCGAGTTGAAATCGCTGAACTCCAGCACGACGAATGCCCACGACCGAAAATATTTCCACTCGCTTTATGTCCGCGAACCGGGCGGCGTGCTGATTGAAATGGCGACCGACGCTCCCGGCATGACCGTGGACGAACCGCTGGAGGCACTAGGCGAAAATTTGTTCATCCCGCCACTCTTCATGAAGGACGAAGCGGATGTGCGCGTTGCGCTGCCGCAATTTTCGATGCCGGGCGAAGAACGTATCGTCTATCGCGACCTGCCCTTCGTGCACCGCTTCTATACGCCCGAAAAGCCCGATGGCAGCACCATCATCCTGCTGCACGGTTCCGGCGGCAGTGAAACCAGCCTGATGCCGCTGGCGCACCGGGCTGCTCCGGGCGCCACGCTTCTCGGCGTCCGTGGCCGCAGCACGGAGGAAGACATCGCCCGCTGGTTCCGGCGTCTGCCCGATTTCAGCTTCGACCAGAAGGATATCGTCTCGGAAGCGGAAGCCTTTGCCGCCTTCATTGACGGCGCCATTCGGTCCTATGGTCTGGATCGCTCTAAGCTGCGCTTCATCGGCCATTCCAACGGCGCAAATTTCTATGCGGCCTTTGCGGCACTCTACCCGGAGCTTGCCGGGGATGCGCTGCTTTATCGCCCGTTGCCGATTCTCGATAGATGGCCGGAAAGTGATCTTACCGGACGCAACTTCCTGCTCGTAGCCGGAGAACGCGACAAATATCGCGACAGAGCGGCAGATGTGCAAGGCAGGCTTGTGGCCGGCGGCGCGCGGGCAGAAGTGCAAATGATCGATGACGGTCACGATCTTGGGTTTGCCGATATCGAAGCGGCACGGCACTGGCTTGTGACGTGA